In a genomic window of [Empedobacter] haloabium:
- a CDS encoding alpha-ketoglutarate-dependent dioxygenase AlkB, with the protein MDLFDSPDTLQPIPIDDGELAFLPQLPLPWPNAEILRRLLDEIAWKEETIFVWGKAQKQPRLSAWYGEAAYTYSGRLFRPLPWTPLLHALRDIVERVTGRRFNSVLLNCYRNERDSVGMHSDDEPELGPAPAIASLSFGATRTFILKHKTLPKTLKLDLTDGSLLLMAGALQRHWKHGINKETRPRGVRVNLTFRQIA; encoded by the coding sequence ATGGACCTGTTCGACAGCCCCGACACCCTGCAGCCCATTCCCATCGACGATGGCGAACTGGCGTTCCTGCCGCAGCTGCCGCTGCCCTGGCCCAACGCCGAAATCCTGCGGCGCTTGCTGGACGAAATCGCCTGGAAGGAAGAGACGATTTTTGTCTGGGGCAAGGCGCAGAAGCAGCCGCGCCTGTCGGCCTGGTATGGCGAGGCGGCCTACACGTATTCCGGCCGCCTGTTCCGCCCGCTGCCATGGACGCCGCTGCTGCATGCACTGCGGGACATCGTCGAGCGCGTCACGGGCCGGCGCTTCAACAGCGTGCTGCTGAACTGCTACCGCAACGAGCGCGACAGCGTGGGCATGCACAGCGACGACGAGCCGGAACTGGGGCCGGCCCCGGCGATCGCGTCGCTCAGCTTCGGCGCCACCCGCACCTTCATCCTCAAGCACAAGACCCTCCCCAAGACGCTCAAGCTCGACCTGACGGACGGCAGCCTGCTGCTGATGGCTGGCGCCTTGCAACGGCACTGGAAGCACGGCATCAACAAGGAAACCAGGCCGCGCGGCGTGCGCGTCAACCTGACTTTCCGCCAGATTGCGTGA
- a CDS encoding outer membrane beta-barrel protein: MKKTILAVLASVSALGAVSAHAADGVPYMGVGVIASEHRYDTGFPTAGVTVSDDKKTEWGGKVFAGYQINPMWAVEGGYTNFGKGDADYTVGAVRGSAETKAESFYIAGKATYPVAEKVNVFGKLGVAHNRNEVSGSILGVSGKDEFSKNSVYAAVGADYAINEKVSMSLEYEHYGKTGVDFGRRKGGVSLNARYNF; the protein is encoded by the coding sequence ATGAAAAAGACCATCCTGGCCGTACTGGCTTCCGTTAGCGCCCTGGGCGCCGTGTCCGCGCATGCCGCCGATGGCGTGCCTTACATGGGTGTGGGCGTCATCGCCTCCGAACACCGCTACGATACCGGCTTCCCGACCGCCGGCGTCACCGTCAGCGACGACAAGAAAACGGAATGGGGCGGCAAAGTGTTCGCCGGCTACCAGATCAACCCGATGTGGGCGGTCGAGGGCGGCTATACCAACTTCGGTAAAGGCGACGCGGACTACACCGTGGGTGCCGTGCGCGGCAGCGCCGAAACCAAGGCCGAATCGTTCTACATCGCTGGCAAGGCCACCTACCCGGTCGCCGAAAAGGTCAACGTGTTCGGCAAGCTGGGCGTGGCCCACAACCGCAACGAAGTGTCTGGCAGCATCCTGGGCGTGAGCGGCAAGGACGAGTTCAGCAAGAACAGCGTCTACGCGGCCGTGGGTGCCGACTATGCGATCAACGAGAAAGTATCGATGTCGCTGGAATACGAGCACTATGGCAAGACCGGCGTCGACTTCGGCCGTCGCAAGGGTGGCGTCTCGCTGAACGCGCGCTACAACTTCTGA
- the ettA gene encoding energy-dependent translational throttle protein EttA: protein MANYVYTMNRVGKIVPPKRQILKDISLSFFPGAKIGVLGLNGSGKSTLLKIMAGIDTDIQGEARPMPGLNIGYLPQEPQLDPEKTVRQEVESGLGEAFEAQAKLDAVYAAYAEEDADFDALAAEQARLEAIISASDGGNLNLQLEMAADALRLPPWDAKIGVLSGGEKRRVALCKLLLSKPDMLLLDEPTNHLDAESVEWLEQFLLRFPGTVVGITHDRYFLDNAAEWILELDRGHGIPWKGNYSSWLDQKQARLKQEEATESARQKALQKELEWARQNPKARQAKSKARLARFNELSEYEYQKRNETQEIFIPVAERLGNEVIEFKNVSKAFGDRLLIDNLSFTVPPGAIVGIIGPNGAGKSTLFKMIAGIDKPDSGEVVIGQTAKISLVDQSRDELANNKTVFEDVSGGADMLSVGRFEMPSRAYLGRFNFKGGDQQKIVGNLSGGERGRLHLAKTLLKGGNVLLLDEPSNDLDVETLRALEDALLEFAGSVMVISHDRWFLDRIATHILAFEGNSQVTFFDGNYQEYEADKKKRLGEEGAKPKRIRYKPLTT, encoded by the coding sequence ATGGCAAATTACGTCTATACCATGAACCGCGTGGGCAAAATCGTCCCGCCCAAGCGCCAGATCCTCAAGGATATTTCGCTGTCCTTCTTCCCGGGCGCGAAGATCGGCGTGCTGGGCCTGAACGGCTCCGGTAAGTCGACGTTGCTGAAAATCATGGCGGGCATCGACACGGACATCCAGGGTGAAGCACGCCCGATGCCGGGCCTGAACATCGGTTACCTGCCGCAGGAACCGCAGCTGGACCCGGAGAAGACCGTGCGCCAGGAAGTGGAGTCGGGCCTGGGCGAAGCCTTCGAGGCACAAGCCAAGCTGGACGCCGTCTATGCCGCCTACGCGGAAGAGGATGCCGACTTCGACGCGCTGGCCGCCGAGCAGGCGCGCCTGGAGGCGATCATCTCCGCCTCGGACGGCGGCAACCTGAACCTGCAGCTGGAAATGGCCGCCGATGCGCTGCGCCTGCCGCCGTGGGATGCCAAGATCGGCGTGCTGTCCGGCGGTGAGAAGCGCCGCGTGGCGCTGTGCAAGCTGCTGCTGTCGAAGCCGGACATGCTGCTGCTGGACGAGCCGACCAACCACCTGGATGCCGAATCGGTCGAATGGCTGGAGCAGTTCCTGCTGCGCTTCCCTGGCACCGTGGTCGGCATCACCCACGACCGCTATTTCCTCGACAACGCCGCCGAATGGATCCTGGAACTGGACCGCGGCCATGGCATCCCCTGGAAGGGCAACTACAGCTCCTGGCTGGACCAGAAGCAGGCCCGCCTGAAGCAGGAAGAAGCGACCGAATCGGCGCGCCAGAAGGCGCTGCAGAAGGAACTGGAGTGGGCACGCCAGAATCCGAAGGCGCGTCAAGCCAAGTCGAAGGCTCGCCTGGCCCGCTTCAACGAACTGTCCGAATACGAATACCAGAAGCGCAACGAGACGCAGGAGATCTTCATTCCGGTCGCCGAGCGCCTGGGCAATGAAGTCATCGAATTCAAGAACGTGTCGAAAGCCTTCGGCGACCGCCTGCTGATCGACAACCTGTCGTTCACCGTGCCGCCGGGCGCGATCGTCGGCATCATCGGCCCGAACGGTGCCGGTAAGTCGACCCTGTTCAAGATGATTGCGGGCATCGACAAGCCGGACAGCGGCGAAGTCGTCATTGGCCAGACGGCGAAAATCTCGCTGGTGGACCAGAGCCGCGACGAGCTGGCCAACAACAAGACCGTGTTCGAGGACGTGTCGGGCGGCGCGGACATGCTGTCGGTCGGCCGCTTCGAGATGCCGTCGCGTGCGTATCTCGGCCGCTTCAACTTCAAGGGCGGCGACCAGCAGAAGATCGTCGGCAACCTGTCCGGCGGTGAACGCGGCCGCCTGCACCTGGCCAAGACGCTGCTCAAGGGCGGCAACGTACTGCTGCTGGACGAACCGTCGAACGACCTGGACGTCGAAACCCTGCGCGCGCTGGAAGACGCGCTGCTGGAATTCGCCGGTTCCGTCATGGTCATCTCGCACGATCGCTGGTTCCTGGACCGTATCGCGACGCACATCCTGGCCTTCGAAGGCAATTCGCAGGTTACCTTCTTCGACGGTAACTACCAGGAATACGAAGCGGACAAGAAAAAGCGCCTGGGCGAAGAAGGCGCCAAGCCGAAGCGTATCCGCTACAAGCCACTGACGACCTGA
- a CDS encoding DNA-binding protein: MAQLLVRDIDEAVVDALKRTAAGNGRSAEAEHREILRGALTVRPKKRSFKEVLAAMPYFEDDALFDVR; this comes from the coding sequence ATGGCCCAGTTACTGGTACGCGATATCGACGAGGCGGTGGTCGATGCCTTGAAACGCACCGCCGCCGGCAATGGCCGCAGCGCGGAGGCGGAACACCGCGAAATCCTGCGCGGCGCGTTGACGGTGCGCCCGAAAAAGCGTTCGTTCAAGGAAGTGCTGGCGGCGATGCCGTATTTCGAGGATGACGCACTGTTCGACGTGCGCTGA
- a CDS encoding type II toxin-antitoxin system VapC family toxin, which translates to MYLLDTNVISEYRKGAHADRGVQAFFAGVQSEELFLPAQVVGEIQAGIARLRRQEDELAAQRARLYESWLDELLETFGARVLEFDTEAARVWGTLLGNDKHDPHPIDKQIAAIALVHDLVVVTRDHGTAFKTLRPVRALDPFSVGVPAG; encoded by the coding sequence ATGTATCTGCTCGATACCAACGTCATTTCGGAGTATCGCAAGGGCGCGCACGCCGATCGCGGCGTGCAGGCGTTTTTCGCCGGTGTGCAAAGTGAGGAGTTGTTCCTGCCGGCCCAGGTGGTCGGCGAAATCCAGGCCGGCATTGCCCGGCTGCGCCGGCAGGAAGACGAACTGGCCGCCCAGCGCGCCCGGCTGTACGAAAGCTGGCTGGACGAACTGCTCGAGACGTTTGGCGCCCGGGTGCTGGAATTCGATACCGAGGCGGCGCGCGTGTGGGGCACCTTGCTCGGCAATGACAAGCACGATCCGCACCCGATCGACAAGCAGATCGCCGCGATCGCGCTGGTGCACGACCTGGTCGTCGTCACGCGCGACCACGGCACGGCCTTCAAAACCTTGCGCCCGGTACGGGCGCTCGACCCGTTCAGCGTCGGCGTACCGGCCGGCTGA
- the rarD gene encoding EamA family transporter RarD, translated as MNRGVAYAALAFLIWGLFPLYFKALHEVPPMQILAHRMVWSLLFLCAVLTVRRQWQWLPDVLRRPRVVGTFILSALLLSANWFIYIWAVNNGHVIDASLGYFINPLVNVLLGLLVLKERLRPGQWAAIGVAATGVLWLTWQAGQLPWIALLLAATFGAYGLLRKTAALAALEGLSFETLLLFPLAAIYVGWLTLHGDNAFLNTPSDSTRWLLAAAGPITAIPLLLFAAGARRIPLSVLGMLQYIGPTIQMLLGLTVFGETFSAARLAGFVIIWSALALYVMEGLWVSRRTAAA; from the coding sequence ATGAACCGCGGCGTCGCCTATGCCGCGCTGGCATTCCTGATCTGGGGCCTGTTCCCGCTGTATTTCAAGGCGCTGCACGAGGTGCCGCCGATGCAGATCCTGGCCCATCGCATGGTGTGGTCGCTGCTGTTCCTGTGCGCCGTGCTGACGGTGCGGCGCCAGTGGCAGTGGCTGCCGGACGTGCTGCGCCGGCCACGCGTGGTGGGCACGTTCATCCTGTCCGCCCTGCTGCTGTCGGCCAACTGGTTCATCTACATCTGGGCCGTCAACAACGGCCACGTGATCGACGCCAGCCTGGGTTACTTCATCAATCCGCTCGTCAACGTGCTGCTGGGCCTGCTCGTGCTGAAGGAGCGCCTGCGCCCGGGCCAGTGGGCCGCCATCGGCGTGGCCGCCACCGGCGTGCTGTGGCTGACGTGGCAGGCCGGCCAGCTGCCGTGGATCGCCTTGCTGCTGGCGGCGACCTTCGGCGCCTACGGCCTGCTGCGCAAGACCGCCGCGCTGGCGGCGCTGGAAGGGCTGTCGTTCGAGACGCTGCTGCTGTTCCCGCTGGCGGCAATCTATGTCGGCTGGCTGACGCTGCATGGCGACAATGCCTTCCTGAACACCCCGAGCGACAGCACGCGCTGGCTGCTCGCGGCCGCCGGCCCGATCACGGCGATCCCCCTGCTGCTGTTCGCGGCGGGGGCGCGGCGCATTCCATTGTCCGTACTGGGCATGCTGCAATATATCGGCCCCACGATCCAGATGCTGCTGGGCCTGACGGTGTTCGGCGAAACGTTCTCGGCGGCGCGCCTGGCCGGCTTCGTGATCATCTGGAGCGCGCTGGCGCTGTACGTGATGGAAGGCTTGTGGGTCAGCCGGCGCACGGCGGCGGCCTGA
- a CDS encoding potassium transporter Kup, with translation MTDKKSSIAALTLAAVGIVYGDIGTSPLYTLKTIFDPEHGLALNQANLLGIVSLIFWGLTLIVSLKYVTLVLRADNRGEGGIMALMALVLNSVSKRSAWHFPLLVIGVLGATMFYGDSVVTPAISVLGAIEGLEVAAPGLERYVVPLTIVVLVSLYALQRHGTAGIGRWFGPVMVLWFAALAVMGVINIVQEPAILAALNPLHAITFLYQNGFIAFVALGAVVLALTGAEALYADMGHFGKKPIRMAWFMICFPALALNYFGQGALLIRNPEAISNPFFQQLGSWSVYPLVVLSTMAAVIASQATISGTFSMTKQAIALGLLPRMRVLHTSEHQIGQIYIPAVNWLQLAVVLVAVVGFGSSDRLAGAYGIAVTATMLATTILTFFVTRYRWHLPLAVCLGATGFFLIMDIALFSASTLKLFHGGWMPLALGTALFTIMMTWRTGRHLVFSNLEKHAIPLEDFLSSLFVAPPVRVPGTAIFLRGESDGVPHAMLHNLSHNKVLHERVVFLTVHILEEPYVARADQVRIADLGHQCFQVNVSYGFKDEPDIPAILTLCGELGLPFEMMETSFFIARQTVISAPGEGMASWREHLFVAMSRNARAAADYYQIPPNRVIELGTQVEI, from the coding sequence TTGACAGATAAAAAAAGCAGTATCGCCGCGCTGACCCTGGCCGCGGTGGGGATCGTCTATGGCGATATCGGGACGAGCCCTCTCTACACGCTGAAAACCATCTTCGATCCGGAACACGGCCTGGCCCTGAACCAGGCCAACCTGCTCGGCATCGTCTCGCTGATCTTCTGGGGCCTGACGCTGATCGTCTCGCTGAAATACGTTACCCTCGTGCTGCGTGCGGACAACCGCGGCGAGGGCGGCATCATGGCCCTGATGGCGTTGGTACTGAACTCCGTCAGCAAGCGCTCGGCATGGCATTTCCCGCTGCTCGTCATCGGCGTGCTGGGCGCCACGATGTTCTATGGCGACAGCGTCGTCACGCCCGCGATCTCCGTGCTGGGTGCCATCGAGGGCCTGGAAGTGGCCGCGCCGGGGCTGGAACGCTATGTCGTGCCGCTGACGATCGTCGTGCTGGTATCGCTGTACGCGCTGCAGCGCCACGGCACGGCCGGCATCGGCCGCTGGTTCGGCCCGGTCATGGTGCTGTGGTTCGCCGCGCTGGCCGTCATGGGCGTCATCAATATCGTGCAGGAGCCGGCCATCCTGGCGGCCCTGAATCCGCTGCATGCGATCACCTTCCTGTACCAGAACGGATTCATCGCGTTCGTGGCGCTGGGCGCCGTCGTGCTGGCATTGACCGGGGCCGAGGCGCTGTACGCCGACATGGGCCACTTCGGCAAGAAGCCGATCCGCATGGCCTGGTTCATGATCTGCTTCCCCGCGCTGGCACTGAATTATTTTGGCCAGGGTGCCCTCCTGATCCGCAATCCCGAGGCCATCTCGAACCCGTTCTTCCAGCAGCTGGGCAGTTGGAGCGTGTATCCGCTGGTGGTACTGTCGACGATGGCCGCCGTGATCGCGTCGCAGGCCACGATCTCGGGCACGTTCTCGATGACCAAGCAGGCCATCGCGCTGGGCCTGCTGCCGCGCATGCGCGTGCTGCACACCTCCGAACACCAGATCGGCCAGATCTACATCCCGGCCGTCAACTGGCTGCAGCTGGCCGTCGTGCTGGTGGCCGTCGTCGGCTTCGGCTCGTCGGACCGCCTGGCCGGCGCCTACGGCATCGCCGTCACGGCGACCATGCTGGCCACGACCATCCTGACGTTCTTCGTCACGCGCTACCGCTGGCACCTGCCGCTGGCGGTGTGCCTGGGCGCCACGGGCTTCTTCCTGATCATGGATATCGCGCTGTTCTCGGCCAGCACCTTGAAGCTGTTCCATGGCGGCTGGATGCCGCTGGCACTGGGCACGGCGCTGTTTACGATCATGATGACGTGGCGCACCGGCCGCCATCTGGTGTTCAGCAACCTGGAAAAGCACGCGATCCCGCTGGAGGATTTCCTGTCGTCGCTGTTCGTGGCGCCGCCGGTGCGCGTGCCCGGCACGGCCATCTTCCTGCGCGGCGAAAGCGATGGCGTGCCGCATGCGATGCTGCACAACCTGTCGCACAACAAGGTGCTGCACGAGCGCGTCGTGTTCCTGACGGTGCATATCCTGGAGGAGCCCTACGTGGCGCGCGCCGACCAGGTGCGCATCGCCGACCTGGGGCACCAGTGCTTCCAGGTCAACGTCAGCTACGGCTTCAAGGACGAACCGGACATCCCCGCCATCCTGACCCTGTGCGGCGAATTGGGGCTGCCGTTCGAGATGATGGAGACGTCGTTCTTCATCGCGCGCCAGACGGTGATCTCGGCGCCAGGCGAAGGCATGGCGTCGTGGCGCGAGCACCTGTTCGTCGCGATGTCACGCAACGCGCGCGCCGCCGCCGACTATTACCAGATCCCGCCCAACCGGGTGATCGAGCTGGGTACACAGGTGGAGATCTGA
- a CDS encoding FKBP-type peptidyl-prolyl cis-trans isomerase, which yields MKSIFQLVASLTCALALTACGGGGSDSPAPTAPVQPAFSKTDTVVGTGIEAAAGDSVTVNYTGWLYSATAAGNKGNQIDTSTGRGPLTFTLGSGAVIKGWDQGVPGMKVGGKRTLVIPADLAYGAQGRGSIPGNAALIFDVEMVAIKR from the coding sequence ATGAAATCGATCTTCCAGCTTGTTGCATCCCTGACCTGCGCGCTGGCGCTGACCGCTTGTGGCGGCGGCGGCAGCGACAGCCCCGCCCCGACCGCGCCCGTGCAGCCGGCGTTCAGCAAGACCGACACGGTGGTCGGCACCGGCATCGAAGCTGCCGCTGGCGACAGCGTCACCGTCAACTACACGGGCTGGCTGTATTCGGCGACGGCGGCGGGCAACAAGGGTAACCAGATTGATACCAGCACGGGCCGCGGTCCGCTCACGTTCACGCTGGGCAGCGGCGCAGTCATCAAGGGCTGGGACCAGGGCGTGCCGGGCATGAAGGTCGGCGGCAAGCGTACGCTGGTCATTCCGGCCGACCTGGCATATGGTGCGCAAGGCCGGGGTTCGATCCCGGGTAACGCGGCGCTGATCTTCGACGTCGAAATGGTAGCCATCAAGCGCTGA
- a CDS encoding ABC transporter ATP-binding protein translates to MLKLSGVSKIHVAGEVRTTALDRIDLEIDAGEYVAITGPSGCGKSTLLSLLGLLDVPTSGDYWFEGRNVAGWSEAQLNELRRGRIGFIFQSFNLIEELSVFENVELALEYTGMVVRERRARVAAMLDKLGVAHRAKHRPSQLSGGQQQRVAIARALVAGPAILLADEPTGNLDTAHGDEVMRLLRTINAEGTTVVMVTHSPSHAAQASRTLNLLDGRIMVDALRAA, encoded by the coding sequence ATGCTCAAACTCTCAGGCGTCAGCAAGATCCACGTGGCCGGCGAGGTGCGGACCACGGCCCTCGACCGCATCGACCTGGAAATCGACGCGGGCGAATACGTCGCCATCACCGGTCCCTCCGGCTGCGGCAAGTCCACCCTGCTCAGCCTCCTGGGCCTGCTGGACGTGCCCACCAGCGGCGACTACTGGTTCGAGGGGCGCAACGTGGCCGGCTGGAGCGAGGCGCAGCTGAACGAACTGCGGCGCGGCCGCATCGGCTTCATCTTCCAGAGTTTCAACCTGATCGAGGAGCTGTCGGTATTCGAGAACGTGGAGCTGGCGCTGGAATACACCGGCATGGTGGTGCGCGAGCGGCGCGCCCGCGTGGCGGCGATGCTGGACAAGCTGGGCGTGGCGCACCGCGCCAAACACCGGCCATCGCAGCTCTCCGGTGGCCAGCAGCAGCGCGTGGCGATCGCCCGCGCGCTGGTGGCGGGACCGGCGATCCTGCTGGCCGACGAACCGACCGGCAACCTGGACACGGCCCATGGCGACGAGGTGATGCGCCTGCTGCGCACGATTAACGCCGAAGGCACGACGGTGGTCATGGTGACGCACTCGCCCAGCCACGCCGCGCAGGCCTCGCGCACCTTGAACCTGCTGGACGGCCGCATCATGGTCGACGCGCTACGGGCCGCGTGA
- a CDS encoding HlyD family efflux transporter periplasmic adaptor subunit, whose protein sequence is MTPHTLRPAAGAAMDTIVPRKRGRTLALAAAAVMLAAAGALALWYWLPSGLQVEGRDLRIASVERGIFRDDIAVRASAAPLRAVILDSVESGRIEEVYARDGELVKQGDLLFRISNPQRNLELLARQSELAQQISNLSTLRVAEQNDRSQRQRRLDDLAFALEQADKSCARQRRLATQGFISAAALEETCDRRDKAQRALALEQASNLAEDKVRGNALGQLEEAIGGLRAGLQLVQATVDALAVRAPVAGRLTDFRLQVGESIVTGKNVGRIDDPARFKLLAPIDEFYLSRVTVGRQGSVIQDGRRYPVRVGTVYPQIKDGRFTAELLFTQGQPEVLSPGQSVDAQITLGEPAPALLLPNGAFVNDTGGAWAFVLTDASHAERRAIRTGRRNNAQVEVLDGLRAGERVIVSSYGGFGKSTRLRISQ, encoded by the coding sequence ATGACACCGCACACCCTCCGCCCCGCCGCCGGCGCCGCCATGGACACCATCGTGCCCCGCAAGCGGGGCCGCACCCTTGCGCTGGCCGCCGCCGCAGTGATGCTTGCGGCGGCGGGAGCCTTGGCGCTGTGGTACTGGCTGCCCAGCGGCCTGCAGGTCGAAGGCCGCGACCTGCGCATCGCCAGCGTCGAACGGGGCATCTTCCGTGACGATATCGCCGTGCGCGCCAGCGCCGCGCCGCTGCGCGCCGTCATCCTCGACTCGGTCGAATCGGGCCGCATCGAGGAGGTGTACGCGCGCGACGGCGAGCTGGTGAAACAAGGTGACCTGCTGTTCCGCATCTCGAACCCGCAGCGCAACCTGGAGCTCCTCGCGCGCCAGTCCGAGCTGGCACAGCAGATCTCCAACCTGTCCACCTTGCGCGTCGCCGAGCAGAACGACCGCAGCCAGCGCCAGCGCCGCCTGGACGACCTCGCCTTCGCGCTGGAGCAGGCCGACAAAAGCTGCGCCCGTCAGCGGCGCCTGGCCACGCAAGGTTTTATCTCCGCCGCCGCACTGGAGGAGACCTGCGACCGGCGCGACAAGGCCCAGCGCGCGCTGGCGCTGGAACAGGCCAGCAACCTGGCCGAGGACAAGGTGCGCGGCAATGCGCTGGGCCAGCTGGAGGAAGCCATCGGTGGCCTGCGCGCCGGCCTGCAGCTGGTGCAAGCCACCGTCGACGCGCTGGCCGTGCGCGCGCCCGTGGCGGGACGCCTGACGGATTTTCGGCTGCAGGTGGGCGAATCGATCGTCACCGGCAAGAACGTGGGCCGCATCGACGATCCGGCGCGCTTCAAGCTCCTTGCGCCCATCGACGAGTTCTACTTGAGCCGCGTGACCGTGGGCCGACAGGGCAGCGTGATCCAGGACGGCCGCCGCTACCCGGTCAGGGTCGGCACCGTCTACCCGCAGATCAAGGACGGCCGCTTCACGGCCGAACTGCTGTTCACGCAGGGCCAGCCGGAGGTGCTGAGTCCCGGCCAGAGCGTCGATGCGCAGATCACGCTGGGCGAACCGGCGCCGGCGCTGCTGCTGCCGAACGGCGCCTTCGTCAACGACACCGGCGGCGCCTGGGCCTTCGTGCTGACCGATGCCAGCCACGCCGAACGCCGGGCGATCCGCACCGGCCGGCGCAACAACGCCCAGGTCGAGGTGCTGGACGGCTTGCGCGCGGGCGAGCGGGTGATCGTTTCAAGCTACGGCGGCTTCGGAAAATCGACCCGGCTGCGGATTTCGCAGTAA
- a CDS encoding sigma-54 dependent transcriptional regulator, whose amino-acid sequence MTARILILDDDADVACAARLLLRRRHPDVTVLDDPADLPALLARAVPDVVLLDFNFTPGRTDGAEGLAALDLLRRQPRAPAVIALTAYADVPLAVEALKRGAADFLTKPWDNARLLAAVEGALARRTPAPAAAATSALMGDSAPMQAVRAMIASVAPTEANVLVLGENGVGKELVARAIHQASRRAAHTFLAVDMGTLPEATFESELFGHRRGAFTDAKSDRPGRFQAARGGTLFLDEIGNMPLAGQAKLLTALERREVTPLGADRPESVDVRIVSATNLDEARLFDPAVFRPDLLFRLNTIVIRVPPLRERRADIPALLRHYLSHYEAQYGRPARALAPAALAALQAHAWPGNVRALRHACERAVILAGGADYQVDDFGLLAPAAPTPTAAPAATLNTLERDAIAAALTQAQGNISHAAKMLGVSRAALYRKLDKHGI is encoded by the coding sequence ATGACTGCTCGCATCCTGATCCTCGACGACGACGCCGACGTCGCCTGCGCTGCGCGCCTGCTGCTGCGCCGGCGCCATCCGGACGTGACGGTGCTGGACGATCCGGCCGACCTGCCTGCGCTGCTCGCACGCGCCGTGCCGGACGTGGTGCTGCTGGACTTCAATTTCACTCCGGGCCGCACCGATGGCGCCGAAGGCCTGGCGGCGCTGGACCTGCTGCGCCGCCAGCCGCGCGCGCCGGCCGTGATCGCGCTGACGGCGTACGCCGACGTGCCGCTGGCGGTGGAAGCGCTGAAGCGCGGCGCCGCCGATTTCCTGACCAAGCCGTGGGACAACGCGCGCCTGCTGGCGGCCGTGGAGGGCGCGCTGGCCCGGCGCACACCCGCGCCGGCGGCCGCCGCCACGTCCGCGCTGATGGGCGACTCGGCGCCGATGCAGGCCGTGCGCGCGATGATCGCCAGCGTGGCGCCGACCGAGGCGAACGTGCTGGTGCTGGGCGAGAACGGCGTCGGCAAGGAACTGGTGGCGCGTGCGATCCACCAGGCCTCGCGCCGCGCGGCGCACACGTTCCTGGCCGTGGACATGGGCACCTTGCCGGAAGCGACGTTCGAGAGCGAGTTGTTCGGCCACCGGCGCGGCGCGTTTACCGATGCGAAGAGCGACCGGCCGGGCCGTTTCCAGGCCGCGCGCGGCGGTACCCTGTTCCTCGACGAGATCGGCAACATGCCGCTGGCGGGCCAGGCCAAGCTGCTGACGGCGCTGGAGCGGCGCGAGGTGACGCCGCTGGGGGCGGACCGGCCCGAAAGCGTGGACGTGCGCATCGTCAGCGCGACCAACCTGGACGAGGCGCGGCTGTTCGATCCGGCCGTGTTCCGGCCCGACCTGCTGTTCCGGTTGAACACCATCGTGATCCGCGTACCGCCGCTGCGCGAGCGCCGCGCCGACATTCCCGCGCTGCTGCGCCACTACCTGTCGCATTACGAAGCCCAGTACGGGCGACCTGCCCGGGCACTGGCGCCGGCCGCGCTGGCCGCCTTGCAGGCGCATGCCTGGCCCGGCAATGTGCGGGCGCTGCGCCACGCCTGCGAACGGGCCGTGATCCTGGCCGGTGGCGCCGACTACCAGGTGGACGACTTCGGCCTGCTGGCACCGGCCGCGCCGACGCCCACGGCGGCGCCGGCGGCGACCCTCAACACGCTGGAGCGCGACGCCATCGCCGCCGCGCTGACGCAGGCCCAGGGCAATATCAGCCATGCCGCCAAGATGCTGGGCGTCAGCCGCGCCGCGTTGTACCGCAAGCTGGACAAGCATGGCATCTGA